The genomic window ACGCTGATTGAACTCGCGCTGGGTTTCGTGACCGCCCACCCGGCCGTCACGAGCGCCCTTATCGGACCACGCACCACCGAACACCTGCAATCACAGCTCGCCGCGGCCGACACGGTCCTCACCACGGACGTACTCGATGCCATTGACCGTATCGTGCCCCCGGGTACCGACCTCGCCCCCGATGAAAAGCAAGACGCCACGCCCGCCCTGCTCGACGCGTCCCTGAGTCGCCGATAAGACACCGAATGTCGACCGAACATGAAGCCGCGTCCCGCGTCCCCGTGCTTCCACACCAGCCCATCCTCTCCTTCAAACCACTCGTGCTCCCCTCGGCACGCCGCCTGGTTCCGCTGCAGGTGCGCGTGACCGTCCCCGTGACCGGACGCGACCTCCCGGCACTGCTCCTGTCGCACGGACACGGGAATTCCCACGTCCTCTCCTCGCTGAACGGCGACGCACCACTCGCTGACCGCTCAGAAATGTCGCCGAAAGATGACCGGATCGCCGCTGGTGTGCTGCTCGCCGCACCCGGCCAGGGCCGCGACCTGGCCCCCACCGCTGCCGAGCGGTACCCTGTGCTGCACCACACCACGTTCAAGACCATGGCGGCGCCAGCGTTGGTTGTCGTCGGTGATCGCGACGTCGATCCCGCGTTCTCAACCCGGCCGGACTGGCGTGCCGACGCTCACCTCCACAGCCCAGGTACGACCTGTCTGCTGACCCTGCACAGCGCAGAACACGGACTGGGCGGCGTTGCTGGCTATGACGCGGCTGAAACGACCGATGAGCACCCAGGACGTGTGGCACTCCTC from Deinococcus sedimenti includes these protein-coding regions:
- a CDS encoding aldo/keto reductase; the encoded protein is MEQLPHVADQAGLTLIELALGFVTAHPAVTSALIGPRTTEHLQSQLAAADTVLTTDVLDAIDRIVPPGTDLAPDEKQDATPALLDASLSRR